A part of Populus alba chromosome 8, ASM523922v2, whole genome shotgun sequence genomic DNA contains:
- the LOC118045212 gene encoding nifU-like protein 4, mitochondrial isoform X2: MAPFLHSRGGAFSECKKLKSSLHPEKWTLLTAQRRTLFIQTQSTPNPLSLMFHPGKPIMDVGSADFPNARSAMNSPLAKSIYEIDGISRVFFGADFVTVTKSDDASWEFLEPEIFAAIMDFYSSGEPLFQDSKTAATKDTAISEDDSETVTMIKELLETRIRPAVQDDGGDIEYRGFDEETGIVKLTMQGACSGCPSSSVTLKSGIENMLMHYVPEVKGVEQELDAGDEDAALASQIE; this comes from the exons ATGGCACCGTTCTTGCACAGCCGTGGTGGTGCTTTCTCTGAATGCAAGAAGTTGAAGTCTTCTTTGCACCCAGAGAAATGGACCCTTCTGACAG CGCAGAGGAGGACATTGTTTATACAAACCCAGTCCACACCGAATCCATTATCCCTTATGTTTCATCCTGGGAAGCCAATTATGGATGTAGGGAGTGCGGATTTCCCAAATGCTCGTTCAGCTATGAATTCTCCGTTGGCGAAATCTATTTACGAAATTGACG GAATCAGTCGAGTTTTCTTTGGAGCTGATTTTGTCACCGTAACAAAGTCAGATGATGCTTCTTGGGAGTTCCTAGAACCTGAGATATTTGCAGCAATCATGGACTTTTATTCTTCTGGAGAACCTTTGTTTCAAGACTCAAAAACTGCTGCAACGAAGGACACGGCTATTAGCGAG GACGACTCAGAAACTGTGACAATGATTAAAGAGCTGTTGGAGACTCGTATTCGACCAGCAGTGCAGGATGATGGTGGAGATATTGAGTATCGGGGTTTTGATGA gGAAACTGGGATAGTCAAATTGACAATGCAAGGTGCATGCAGTGGCTGCCCGAGCTCTTCCGTCACTTTGAAATCTGGAATAGAGAATATGCTGATGCATTATGTACCAGAG GTGAAAGGTGTGGAACAAGAATTGGATGCTGGAGATGAGGATGCAGCACTGGCAAGCCAGATAGAGTAG
- the LOC118045212 gene encoding nifU-like protein 4, mitochondrial isoform X1, translating into MKGFGRLISRALLNQKRFELCREINTTCRLTPCRFIHVSSAMAPFLHSRGGAFSECKKLKSSLHPEKWTLLTAQRRTLFIQTQSTPNPLSLMFHPGKPIMDVGSADFPNARSAMNSPLAKSIYEIDGISRVFFGADFVTVTKSDDASWEFLEPEIFAAIMDFYSSGEPLFQDSKTAATKDTAISEDDSETVTMIKELLETRIRPAVQDDGGDIEYRGFDEETGIVKLTMQGACSGCPSSSVTLKSGIENMLMHYVPEVKGVEQELDAGDEDAALASQIE; encoded by the exons atgaagggTTTTGGCAGGTTAATATCGCGAGCTTTGTTAAACCAAAAAAGATTCGAACTTTGCAGAGAAATCAATACTACATGTCGATTAACACCTTGCCGTTTTATACATGTTTCATCAGCAATGGCACCGTTCTTGCACAGCCGTGGTGGTGCTTTCTCTGAATGCAAGAAGTTGAAGTCTTCTTTGCACCCAGAGAAATGGACCCTTCTGACAG CGCAGAGGAGGACATTGTTTATACAAACCCAGTCCACACCGAATCCATTATCCCTTATGTTTCATCCTGGGAAGCCAATTATGGATGTAGGGAGTGCGGATTTCCCAAATGCTCGTTCAGCTATGAATTCTCCGTTGGCGAAATCTATTTACGAAATTGACG GAATCAGTCGAGTTTTCTTTGGAGCTGATTTTGTCACCGTAACAAAGTCAGATGATGCTTCTTGGGAGTTCCTAGAACCTGAGATATTTGCAGCAATCATGGACTTTTATTCTTCTGGAGAACCTTTGTTTCAAGACTCAAAAACTGCTGCAACGAAGGACACGGCTATTAGCGAG GACGACTCAGAAACTGTGACAATGATTAAAGAGCTGTTGGAGACTCGTATTCGACCAGCAGTGCAGGATGATGGTGGAGATATTGAGTATCGGGGTTTTGATGA gGAAACTGGGATAGTCAAATTGACAATGCAAGGTGCATGCAGTGGCTGCCCGAGCTCTTCCGTCACTTTGAAATCTGGAATAGAGAATATGCTGATGCATTATGTACCAGAG GTGAAAGGTGTGGAACAAGAATTGGATGCTGGAGATGAGGATGCAGCACTGGCAAGCCAGATAGAGTAG